In Anaerolineales bacterium, the following proteins share a genomic window:
- the leuD gene encoding 3-isopropylmalate dehydratase small subunit has translation MPHFSSLTSRMIALPVNDIDTDQIIPAQFLKVTDKNGLADALFYHWRYNDDKSPKPDFVVNRPESQGAQILLAGDNFGCGSSREHAPWALTAYGFRAVISTSFADIFRNNALKNGLIPIVVDEKTHKTLFDLAEEAPRADLTVDLASQTVSYPGGSFAFPIDAFNKSCLLNGVDELGYIMGFEKQIAEFEEAHR, from the coding sequence ATGCCTCACTTCTCCTCCCTCACCTCTCGCATGATCGCTCTGCCCGTCAACGATATTGATACGGATCAGATCATCCCCGCGCAATTTCTCAAAGTCACCGATAAAAACGGTCTCGCCGATGCGCTGTTCTATCATTGGCGGTACAACGACGACAAATCGCCCAAACCCGATTTCGTCGTCAACAGGCCCGAATCGCAGGGCGCGCAAATCCTCCTCGCGGGCGACAACTTCGGATGCGGTTCGAGCCGCGAGCACGCTCCGTGGGCGCTCACTGCATATGGATTCCGCGCGGTCATTTCCACCTCGTTTGCCGACATCTTCCGCAACAACGCCTTGAAGAACGGACTCATCCCCATCGTTGTAGACGAAAAGACTCACAAGACGCTATTCGACTTAGCGGAAGAAGCGCCTCGCGCCGACCTTACGGTTGACCTCGCCTCCCAAACCGTTTCCTACCCCGGAGGTTCCTTCGCCTTTCCCATAGACGCGTTCAACAAATCCTGCCTTCTCAACGGCGTGGATGAACTTGGATACATCATGGGGTTTGAAAAGCAGATTGCGGAGTTTGAGGAAGCACATAGGTAG
- the leuC gene encoding 3-isopropylmalate dehydratase large subunit has product MPKTIFDKIWDSHIVAQQDGAPAVLYIDLHLVHEVTSPQAFTGLRQRGLKVRRPEKTLATMDHSIPTTPLDIPLTDALAAAQIKQMEVNAAEFGIELHGMDSPHRGIVHVIGPELGRTQPGMTIVCGDSHTATHGAFGALAFGIGTSEVEHVLATQCLLQKKPKTCEVRVDGTLKPGVSAKDIILALLAKIGVGGGTGHILEYTGSAIRSLTMEQRMTVCNMSIEGGARAGMIAPDDTTFEYLYGREFVPKDAEWDRAVAKWRILPTDDGAAYDKSITLDASELEPMITYGTNPGMGMRITDRIPTAESFAESSQKAAFEKAMAYMGLQPGQSLLGQKVDVVFIGSCTNSRISDLRLAAAFLKGKKIADGLRLMVVPGSQHVKKQAEQEGLDKVFKEAGGEWREAGCSMCIAMNGDQLSPEQYAVSTSNRNFEGRQGKGGRTFLASPVTAAATAIHGVVTDPRTIL; this is encoded by the coding sequence ATGCCAAAAACCATCTTCGACAAAATCTGGGATTCGCACATCGTCGCGCAACAAGACGGCGCGCCTGCGGTTCTTTACATTGACCTTCATCTGGTCCACGAAGTGACATCGCCGCAAGCCTTTACGGGACTCCGCCAGCGTGGACTCAAAGTCCGCCGCCCTGAGAAGACGCTCGCCACGATGGATCACTCCATCCCGACGACTCCGCTCGATATCCCGTTGACGGACGCGCTCGCCGCCGCGCAGATCAAACAGATGGAAGTCAACGCCGCCGAGTTCGGAATCGAACTGCACGGCATGGATAGTCCGCATCGCGGCATTGTGCATGTCATCGGTCCTGAATTGGGACGCACACAGCCCGGCATGACGATCGTCTGCGGAGATAGCCACACTGCCACGCATGGCGCGTTCGGCGCGCTGGCGTTCGGCATCGGCACCAGCGAAGTCGAACACGTGTTAGCGACGCAATGTCTCTTGCAGAAAAAGCCCAAGACTTGTGAAGTGCGTGTGGATGGAACGCTCAAGCCCGGCGTTTCAGCGAAAGACATCATCCTCGCGCTGCTCGCAAAGATCGGCGTCGGCGGCGGGACGGGTCACATCCTTGAATACACTGGCTCGGCGATCCGTTCGTTGACCATGGAACAACGCATGACGGTCTGCAACATGTCCATTGAGGGAGGCGCGCGCGCGGGCATGATCGCTCCCGACGACACGACCTTTGAATATCTGTACGGACGTGAATTCGTCCCCAAAGACGCGGAATGGGATCGAGCCGTTGCGAAGTGGAGGATACTTCCCACCGACGATGGCGCGGCATACGACAAATCCATCACGCTCGACGCTTCCGAGCTTGAGCCAATGATCACCTATGGCACGAATCCCGGCATGGGCATGAGAATCACGGATCGAATCCCGACTGCCGAATCGTTTGCTGAATCGTCACAGAAAGCCGCGTTTGAAAAAGCCATGGCGTACATGGGCTTGCAACCGGGACAGTCGTTGCTTGGACAAAAGGTTGACGTCGTCTTCATTGGCAGTTGCACCAACTCGCGCATCTCGGACTTGCGATTAGCCGCCGCGTTTCTCAAAGGCAAAAAAATCGCCGACGGTCTGCGCTTGATGGTCGTCCCCGGCTCGCAACATGTGAAGAAACAAGCCGAACAAGAGGGACTCGATAAAGTTTTTAAAGAAGCAGGCGGCGAGTGGAGAGAAGCGGGTTGCTCGATGTGCATTGCCATGAACGGCGATCAGTTAAGTCCCGAACAATATGCCGTCTCAACCAGCAACCGCAATTTTGAAGGGCGACAAGGCAAAGGCGGGCGTACTTTCCTCGCCAGTCCGGTCACTGCCGCGGCGACTGCAATTCACGGCGTCGTCACCGATCCGAGGACGATTCTCTAA
- the cimA gene encoding citramalate synthase, giving the protein MPSHLIQIYDTTLRDGTQSEGFNLSANDKIRIAQKLDELGVAFIEGGWPGSNPKDVEFFDRARDMQWKNSLIAAFGSTCRVKGGPEDDANIKALLDSHTPVCTIFGKTWTLHVKEVLQTTCEDNLRIIEQSVSYLKSNGKRVIYDAEHFFDGFKADSAYALETLRAAIRGGAETVVLCDTNGGTMPWEVKSIVHRVKEAVSHPFGIHTHNDSECAVVNSLVAIRAGAIQVQGTINGVGERCGNANLVSIMADLELKMGYPCLPDGNIQNLYDLSHFVAEVANITPDEHLPFVGKSAFAHKGGVHVAAMRRSVKSYQHVEPEKVGNKMRVVVSDLSGRGNLLSKAEEHGVEVEGEEVLPVLNEIKELESRGFSFEAAEASVAMMLKRQEFGYKAPFELVDFFVNVEHRAGRGIFAEATVKVKVRGELLHTAAEGNGPVNALDNALRKALVGYYPQIANFHLSDYKVRILDSDRGTAAITRVLIDTRNSTSRWSTVGASANIIEASWRALADSMEYGLMVAH; this is encoded by the coding sequence ATGCCATCACACCTTATACAGATCTACGACACCACCCTGCGCGATGGAACGCAATCCGAAGGCTTCAACCTATCAGCGAACGACAAGATCCGCATCGCGCAAAAACTGGATGAGCTTGGCGTGGCGTTCATCGAGGGCGGCTGGCCTGGCTCGAACCCCAAGGATGTTGAATTCTTCGACCGCGCGCGGGATATGCAGTGGAAGAACTCGCTCATCGCCGCGTTCGGCTCCACTTGCCGCGTCAAGGGCGGACCGGAAGATGACGCCAATATCAAAGCGTTGCTCGACTCGCACACGCCTGTCTGCACCATCTTCGGCAAGACGTGGACTCTGCACGTGAAAGAAGTGTTGCAAACCACCTGCGAGGATAACCTGCGGATCATCGAACAATCCGTTTCGTATCTCAAATCCAATGGCAAGCGCGTTATCTATGACGCCGAACACTTTTTCGACGGTTTCAAAGCGGATTCAGCGTACGCGCTCGAAACGCTGCGCGCGGCAATCCGCGGCGGAGCGGAGACCGTCGTCCTGTGCGATACAAACGGCGGGACAATGCCGTGGGAGGTCAAATCAATTGTCCATAGGGTGAAAGAAGCGGTTTCTCATCCGTTTGGGATTCACACGCACAACGATTCCGAATGTGCGGTCGTCAATTCGCTGGTCGCGATCCGCGCGGGAGCGATCCAAGTGCAGGGAACGATCAACGGCGTCGGCGAACGATGCGGCAACGCCAATCTTGTTTCGATCATGGCAGATCTCGAACTGAAGATGGGCTATCCATGCCTGCCTGATGGAAATATTCAGAATTTATACGACCTGTCTCATTTTGTTGCAGAAGTCGCCAACATCACACCCGATGAACATCTGCCTTTTGTGGGCAAGTCGGCGTTCGCGCACAAAGGCGGAGTGCATGTGGCGGCGATGAGGCGCAGCGTCAAATCGTATCAACATGTGGAGCCTGAAAAGGTTGGTAACAAGATGCGGGTCGTCGTCTCCGATCTATCGGGGCGCGGCAATCTGCTGAGCAAAGCGGAGGAACACGGCGTGGAAGTGGAAGGCGAAGAAGTGCTTCCCGTGTTGAACGAGATCAAAGAACTTGAGTCGCGCGGCTTCTCTTTTGAAGCGGCGGAAGCCTCTGTGGCGATGATGTTGAAGCGGCAGGAATTTGGTTACAAAGCCCCGTTTGAATTGGTGGACTTCTTTGTGAACGTGGAGCATCGCGCGGGACGCGGCATTTTTGCGGAAGCGACCGTCAAAGTCAAAGTGCGAGGTGAGTTGCTTCATACCGCCGCCGAGGGCAACGGACCCGTCAACGCGTTGGATAATGCCTTGCGAAAAGCGTTGGTCGGGTATTATCCGCAGATTGCGAACTTCCATCTATCCGATTACAAAGTCCGTATTTTGGATTCGGATCGCGGCACCGCCGCCATCACCCGCGTCTTGATTGACACGCGCAATTCCACTTCACGCTGGAGCACCGTCGGCGCAAGCGCGAATATCATCGAAGCCTCGTGGCGCGCTCTTGCCGATTCGATGGAGTATGGGTTGATGGTGGCGCATTGA